A genomic window from Litoreibacter janthinus includes:
- a CDS encoding DUF1304 domain-containing protein, which produces MSSITMILIGLIAALHAYIMWFEMFAWTSRGPRIFRQFPKDLFEPTKAMAANQGLYNGFLAAGLIWSLIIRTQDWATNVATFFLICVAVAGVYGAATASKRILYVQTFPAVVALLALYLT; this is translated from the coding sequence ATGTCCAGCATAACCATGATCCTGATCGGCCTAATCGCCGCGCTTCACGCCTATATCATGTGGTTTGAAATGTTCGCTTGGACCTCGCGCGGCCCGAGAATCTTCCGGCAGTTTCCCAAAGATCTGTTTGAGCCGACCAAAGCAATGGCCGCGAACCAAGGCCTATATAACGGGTTCTTAGCGGCGGGCCTGATCTGGTCGCTAATCATCCGAACGCAGGACTGGGCCACGAACGTCGCCACATTCTTCCTGATTTGCGTCGCTGTCGCCGGTGTCTATGGCGCGGCCACAGCGTCGAAGCGCATCCTCTACGTGCAAACTTTTCCGGCAGTCGTCGCGCTCTTGGCACTTTACCTGACTTAA
- a CDS encoding GcvT family protein → MKTHAQAVVIGGGVIGCSILYHLTKLGWTDVVLLERDELTSGSTWHAAANIHGLHDNNNITRIQNYTMDLYNALEAETGQSCGVFQPGSLYLAQTEAREHQLRLQAAKAKYYGLNFYEVDRSEAERLHPLVNYDGIRCIMYEPSGGNVDPSGVTNAYASGARQNGAEIYRFTPVTATEQQSDGTWVVKTPKGDIVTPVVVNAAGLWGREVAAMAGVTLPLQPTEHQYFVTETIPEVAAMPNRLPSVADRDGEYYLRQEGQGLLVGAYEKDVRFWAEDGTPQGFGHELFADDLERIEDNMMRAIDRVPVVGTAGIKRVINGPMIWSPDANALFGPVPELNGYFCCNGIIPGFSQSGGLGSLTAEWIVTGEAHLDMFPWDMARFGAWADKKFTKAKVGDQYANRFSIHFPNEERSAGRPARVRPIYEIQKEMGAVFGLNYGWEHPLWFADAPGVQDTNGFTRQNWFEPVGAECRMLREKAGIIDISNFAKYSVKGQGASDWLNSVFANNMPKAVGRSCLTPLIGVRGGIAGDFTVTKLDEEDFLIIGSGMAERYHLRFFNMVERPDTVSFVSMTEAMCGFNVAGPDSRAMLERLTNTSLATEDFPFMRSQKITLAGVDLITLRVSFTGDLGWELHCKTEDQKRLYEALIEIGKEFGAGPVGSRALMSLRVEKGYGSWSREYSPEYWPQEVGLDGLIKMEKDFLNKSAYAALKDNLPRERLSIVEVLDVDQADATGGEPIFLPDGTPVGRVSSGTYGYTVGKSLALGFLKGVSAGDEVDVMILGKPHRGVVLSEPPFDPEGAKLRA, encoded by the coding sequence ATGAAGACCCACGCGCAGGCTGTTGTCATTGGGGGCGGCGTTATCGGCTGCTCCATCCTCTATCATCTGACCAAGCTGGGATGGACGGACGTTGTCTTGTTGGAACGGGATGAGCTGACCTCCGGTTCGACTTGGCACGCGGCGGCAAACATTCACGGGTTGCACGACAATAACAATATTACCCGCATCCAGAACTACACCATGGATTTGTACAATGCGCTGGAGGCCGAGACGGGGCAATCCTGCGGCGTGTTCCAGCCCGGATCGCTCTATCTGGCGCAGACCGAAGCGCGTGAGCACCAGTTGCGGCTGCAGGCGGCCAAAGCCAAGTATTACGGGCTGAACTTTTATGAAGTGGACCGTTCTGAAGCCGAACGTCTGCATCCGCTGGTCAATTACGACGGTATCCGCTGCATCATGTATGAGCCGTCGGGGGGCAATGTTGATCCGTCCGGAGTGACCAACGCCTATGCATCCGGCGCGCGCCAGAACGGGGCAGAGATTTACCGCTTCACCCCCGTCACCGCGACCGAGCAGCAATCAGATGGCACATGGGTCGTGAAGACCCCGAAGGGCGATATCGTGACGCCCGTGGTCGTGAACGCCGCCGGACTTTGGGGGCGCGAAGTGGCGGCGATGGCGGGGGTCACGCTGCCGCTTCAGCCGACGGAGCACCAGTATTTCGTCACCGAAACCATCCCGGAAGTCGCGGCAATGCCGAACCGACTCCCCTCTGTGGCTGACCGTGACGGCGAATACTACTTGCGGCAGGAAGGCCAAGGTCTGTTGGTCGGCGCCTACGAAAAAGATGTTCGCTTTTGGGCCGAGGATGGCACACCGCAAGGGTTCGGGCATGAACTGTTCGCCGACGATCTGGAGAGGATCGAGGACAACATGATGCGTGCGATCGACCGCGTGCCAGTGGTGGGCACTGCCGGCATCAAACGGGTGATCAACGGCCCAATGATCTGGTCACCGGACGCCAACGCCTTGTTTGGCCCAGTGCCGGAATTGAACGGCTATTTCTGTTGCAATGGCATCATTCCAGGCTTTTCGCAATCGGGCGGGCTGGGGTCGCTTACCGCTGAATGGATCGTCACAGGCGAGGCGCATTTGGACATGTTCCCGTGGGACATGGCACGATTTGGCGCATGGGCGGACAAGAAATTCACCAAGGCAAAAGTGGGCGACCAATACGCCAACCGCTTTTCGATCCATTTCCCGAATGAAGAACGCTCGGCAGGGCGGCCCGCCCGCGTACGTCCGATCTACGAGATACAAAAAGAAATGGGCGCGGTCTTCGGGCTTAACTACGGCTGGGAGCATCCACTCTGGTTTGCGGATGCGCCCGGTGTGCAAGACACCAACGGATTTACCCGGCAGAACTGGTTCGAGCCAGTTGGGGCAGAATGCCGGATGTTGCGCGAAAAGGCTGGGATCATTGATATCTCGAACTTCGCCAAATACAGCGTCAAAGGGCAGGGCGCGTCTGACTGGCTGAACTCTGTTTTCGCAAACAATATGCCCAAAGCCGTGGGTCGATCCTGTTTAACGCCCTTGATCGGTGTGCGCGGTGGAATCGCGGGTGACTTCACAGTGACCAAACTGGATGAGGAGGACTTCCTGATCATCGGATCCGGTATGGCGGAGCGGTATCATCTGCGCTTCTTCAACATGGTGGAAAGGCCCGATACGGTCAGCTTCGTCAGCATGACGGAGGCCATGTGCGGCTTCAACGTCGCTGGTCCTGACAGTCGCGCGATGCTGGAGCGTTTGACCAATACGTCTCTCGCGACTGAAGACTTTCCGTTCATGCGGTCGCAGAAGATCACCCTCGCAGGTGTGGATTTGATCACACTGCGCGTGTCGTTCACTGGCGATCTGGGGTGGGAGTTGCATTGCAAAACCGAGGATCAAAAACGACTTTACGAGGCGTTGATCGAAATTGGGAAGGAGTTCGGTGCAGGCCCCGTCGGCTCGCGTGCGTTGATGTCCCTTCGGGTCGAGAAGGGCTATGGCAGCTGGTCGCGCGAATACAGCCCCGAATACTGGCCTCAAGAAGTTGGGCTAGATGGACTGATCAAGATGGAAAAGGACTTCCTGAATAAGTCGGCCTACGCGGCGCTGAAGGACAACCTGCCGCGTGAACGCCTTAGCATTGTGGAGGTCCTTGACGTCGATCAGGCCGATGCCACGGGCGGCGAACCGATATTCCTGCCAGACGGCACACCTGTCGGACGGGTGAGTTCGGGCACCTATGGATACACGGTCGGTAAATCGCTTGCGCTAGGATTTCTGAAAGGTGTGTCAGCTGGCGACGAGGTGGACGTGATGATCCTTGGAAAGCCCCATCGCGGGGTTGTTCTTTCTGAGCCGCCGTTCGACCCAGAAGGGGCGAAGCTTCGGGCTTAA
- a CDS encoding ABC transporter ATP-binding protein, whose translation MIQVHDLHKHFGGFHAVDGATLTIQEGSITGLIGPNGAGKTTLFNVIAGVLQPTSGKVTMGGEDITGLPPHTLFSKGLLRTFQIAHEFSSMTLRENLMMVPGNQAGEKLWNTWFGRKRIADEERALAAKADEVLEFLTIDHISDERAGNISGGQKKLLELGRTMMVDAKIVFLDEVGAGVNRTLLNTIGDAIIRLNKERGYTFVVIEHDMDFIGRLCDPVICMAEGRVLAEGTLDEIKANEHVIEAYLGTGLKNKVASA comes from the coding sequence ATGATCCAGGTCCACGATCTTCACAAACATTTCGGTGGTTTCCATGCGGTGGACGGGGCGACCCTCACCATTCAGGAAGGCTCAATTACCGGACTGATCGGCCCCAATGGAGCCGGAAAAACGACACTTTTCAATGTGATCGCAGGCGTTCTTCAACCAACATCCGGCAAAGTGACGATGGGCGGCGAAGACATTACCGGCCTTCCGCCGCATACCCTGTTTAGCAAGGGGCTTTTGCGCACGTTCCAGATTGCACATGAGTTTTCCTCGATGACCCTGCGCGAGAACCTGATGATGGTGCCAGGCAATCAAGCGGGTGAGAAGTTGTGGAACACATGGTTCGGCCGCAAACGGATCGCTGACGAGGAACGCGCGCTGGCTGCGAAAGCGGATGAAGTGCTGGAGTTCCTGACCATTGACCACATCAGTGATGAGCGGGCCGGCAACATCTCCGGCGGACAGAAGAAGCTGCTGGAATTGGGCCGCACAATGATGGTGGACGCCAAGATCGTGTTTTTGGACGAGGTGGGCGCAGGCGTGAACCGCACCCTGCTCAACACCATCGGTGACGCGATTATCCGCCTCAACAAAGAGCGCGGTTACACCTTCGTGGTGATCGAGCATGACATGGATTTCATCGGTCGCCTTTGTGACCCCGTCATCTGTATGGCGGAGGGCCGCGTACTGGCCGAAGGCACGCTGGACGAGATCAAGGCCAACGAGCATGTGATCGAGGCTTATCTGGGCACCGGGCTTAAGAATAAGGTGGCGTCCGCATGA
- a CDS encoding DUF2254 domain-containing protein, whose protein sequence is MDRVSSILSHFAAWPKTLLRFGQELWRELWVRVVLMGLLAVLALGMAQLVGHFLPQDLNGFVSGKAADRLLGIIANAMLAVTTFSLTVMVTVYRSSSSQFTPRLHRLIIQDPTTQNTLAAFIGAYVYALIGIILRELQVFGDDHAAVLFVTTILVLAYVVVSIIRWVLHLQTFGSLMDTTRQVEGITRKHFDARLSKPCLGANPWTQDVSVPEGAETVRASEAGYIQQYYEESLDEAARTFGAEIYICAAVGHFVMAGEALAYWVTKGEADDDAGDDFASVIRSHIQIGDMRTYDQDPRFGLMVLGEIASKALSPGINDPGTAIDVITRVARTLSLYQDETTSDEPPKHDRLWVRPLDPKDLIEDGFGALARDGAKLIEVQQRLQSAFSRLMDHDCPEMARAAKVAACLEFRRAKAALDFEPDVERLRSSTARSVLEEVEGAD, encoded by the coding sequence ATGGATCGGGTAAGCTCTATCCTGAGCCATTTCGCGGCGTGGCCCAAGACATTGTTGCGGTTTGGTCAAGAGCTCTGGCGGGAGCTTTGGGTGCGCGTTGTGCTGATGGGGCTGCTGGCCGTGCTGGCTTTGGGTATGGCCCAATTGGTCGGGCACTTCCTGCCGCAAGACCTCAACGGGTTCGTTTCGGGTAAGGCCGCTGACCGCCTCTTGGGGATAATTGCTAACGCCATGCTTGCAGTGACGACATTTTCGCTGACGGTCATGGTGACAGTCTATCGAAGCTCGTCATCGCAATTCACGCCACGCCTGCACCGTTTGATCATTCAGGACCCCACAACCCAGAACACTTTGGCCGCATTTATCGGGGCATATGTCTATGCTCTGATCGGGATCATCCTGCGCGAACTTCAGGTTTTTGGCGATGACCATGCTGCGGTTTTGTTTGTCACGACGATATTGGTGCTGGCTTACGTAGTGGTTTCGATTATCCGCTGGGTTTTGCACTTGCAGACGTTCGGTAGTCTGATGGACACGACCCGACAAGTCGAAGGGATCACCCGAAAGCACTTTGATGCACGCCTGTCGAAGCCCTGCCTCGGGGCCAATCCTTGGACGCAGGATGTCAGCGTCCCTGAGGGGGCCGAAACCGTTCGGGCGTCCGAAGCCGGGTACATTCAGCAATATTACGAAGAATCGCTGGACGAGGCAGCCCGCACCTTTGGGGCAGAAATCTATATCTGCGCCGCGGTAGGGCATTTCGTGATGGCGGGCGAGGCACTTGCTTACTGGGTGACAAAAGGCGAAGCGGATGACGACGCAGGTGATGACTTCGCAAGCGTCATCCGCTCGCATATCCAGATTGGCGACATGCGCACTTATGATCAGGATCCGCGTTTCGGGTTGATGGTGTTGGGAGAGATCGCGTCCAAGGCGCTTTCTCCGGGTATCAATGATCCAGGAACAGCCATTGATGTGATTACGCGGGTGGCGCGGACACTTTCACTGTACCAAGATGAGACCACATCCGATGAGCCGCCGAAACACGACAGGCTTTGGGTCCGCCCGCTTGATCCTAAGGACTTGATCGAGGACGGATTTGGCGCCTTGGCCCGCGACGGGGCGAAGCTGATTGAAGTTCAGCAAAGGCTGCAATCTGCTTTCTCGCGCCTTATGGACCATGACTGCCCAGAGATGGCACGGGCTGCAAAGGTTGCGGCTTGCCTTGAGTTTCGGCGGGCCAAAGCAGCACTTGACTTCGAACCGGATGTGGAACGCTTGCGCAGCTCGACCGCGCGCTCAGTTTTAGAAGAGGTCGAGGGCGCAGACTGA
- a CDS encoding ABC transporter ATP-binding protein produces the protein MSNDNYSARGNKDASLGKNPTNAVGGTIEKQKTKHAATKGVAGEPYLIGDAMSGGYGQGPDILHDCTLAVNEGEIAVIVGPNGAGKSTAMKAVFGMLDVRQGAVRLGGEDITSLTPQARVAKGMAFVPQTSNIFTSMTVEENLEMGAFLRRDDIQSTIEQVYELFPILRDKRNQAAGELSGGQRQQVAVGRALMTQPKVLMLDEPTAGVSPIVMDELFDRIIEVARTGISILMVEQNARQALEIADKGYVLVQGRNRFTDTGQALLNDPEVRKSFLGG, from the coding sequence ATGAGCAATGATAACTACAGCGCGCGCGGCAACAAAGACGCGTCATTAGGCAAAAACCCGACGAATGCTGTGGGTGGCACAATCGAAAAACAAAAGACCAAGCACGCGGCAACAAAGGGCGTTGCGGGTGAGCCTTATCTGATCGGCGACGCGATGTCGGGCGGCTACGGCCAAGGCCCTGACATTTTGCACGACTGCACGCTCGCCGTGAACGAAGGCGAAATCGCGGTGATCGTGGGCCCGAACGGTGCTGGCAAATCAACCGCGATGAAGGCTGTGTTCGGAATGCTGGATGTGCGCCAGGGTGCTGTGCGCCTTGGGGGAGAAGACATCACGTCACTGACCCCGCAAGCACGTGTGGCCAAAGGCATGGCCTTCGTTCCGCAAACCTCAAACATTTTCACCTCGATGACCGTCGAGGAGAACCTCGAAATGGGCGCCTTCCTGCGCCGCGACGATATTCAAAGCACGATTGAGCAAGTCTATGAGCTGTTCCCGATCTTGCGCGACAAACGCAATCAAGCGGCCGGAGAACTGTCCGGCGGCCAGCGTCAACAGGTGGCGGTAGGCCGCGCTCTGATGACACAACCCAAAGTGCTGATGCTGGACGAGCCGACTGCAGGCGTGTCGCCCATCGTCATGGATGAACTGTTCGACCGCATTATCGAGGTGGCTCGCACCGGGATTTCGATCCTGATGGTAGAACAAAACGCGCGACAAGCACTTGAAATTGCGGACAAAGGCTATGTTTTGGTACAGGGCCGCAACCGCTTCACCGACACCGGGCAGGCATTGCTGAATGACCCCGAAGTTCGCAAAAGCTTTTTGGGAGGCTGA
- a CDS encoding branched-chain amino acid ABC transporter permease, with protein MTRRDALLFVFVGLLILLTGFVQSWNSALLILNMGLISAVMALGVNLQWGLAGLFNVGIMGFVALGGLAAVITSMPANADAWSAGGVRVIFGLLLGAGTIIAAIMVHQKLPSGRNRALAMLAVLIGGFFLFRYVFDAGVEAVEAVNPAATGYLGGLGLPILVAWPVGGLLAAGAAWIIGKTALGLRSDYLAIATLGIAEIIIAVLKNEDWLSRGVKNVVGLPRPTGVPYEVDLQSNADFIARAAGLGLDPTTASTLYVKFVYAILFAIVLIILLWLAQKALNSPWGRMMRAIRDNEVAAEAMGKDVTARHLQVFILGSAICGMAGAMMTTLDGQLTPGTYQPLRYTFLIWVMVIVGGSGNNFGSVLGGFLIWFLWVQVEPIGLAFMNLVTAGMSDGYWLKSHLIESAAHMRLLTMGLVLLLVLRFSPRGLIPER; from the coding sequence ATGACCCGCCGCGACGCACTCCTTTTCGTTTTCGTTGGCCTGCTGATCCTTCTCACCGGCTTTGTGCAGTCTTGGAACTCGGCGCTGCTGATCCTGAACATGGGGCTAATCTCTGCCGTCATGGCACTTGGCGTGAACCTGCAATGGGGCCTCGCCGGGCTGTTCAACGTGGGTATCATGGGCTTTGTGGCCTTGGGTGGTCTGGCCGCTGTCATCACCTCCATGCCCGCGAATGCAGATGCGTGGTCGGCTGGCGGCGTGCGAGTTATTTTCGGGCTGCTCTTGGGCGCTGGCACGATCATTGCCGCGATCATGGTCCATCAAAAACTGCCATCGGGACGCAATCGCGCGCTTGCGATGCTTGCCGTATTGATCGGCGGGTTTTTCTTGTTCCGCTATGTCTTTGACGCGGGCGTTGAGGCCGTTGAGGCTGTGAACCCCGCCGCGACGGGCTATCTGGGCGGATTGGGCCTGCCGATCCTTGTCGCATGGCCTGTGGGTGGGTTGCTCGCAGCAGGTGCTGCATGGATTATCGGGAAAACAGCGCTCGGGCTACGGTCCGACTATCTCGCCATCGCCACGCTCGGCATCGCCGAGATCATCATCGCTGTGCTGAAAAACGAAGACTGGCTGTCACGTGGCGTGAAGAACGTCGTAGGCCTGCCACGCCCGACGGGTGTCCCCTACGAGGTTGATCTGCAGAGCAATGCCGATTTCATCGCCCGCGCGGCGGGTCTTGGGCTGGATCCGACGACGGCCTCCACGCTTTACGTCAAGTTTGTCTACGCCATTCTGTTCGCGATCGTTTTGATCATCTTGCTTTGGCTGGCCCAAAAGGCGCTCAACTCTCCTTGGGGCCGGATGATGCGCGCCATCCGGGACAATGAGGTCGCAGCAGAAGCGATGGGCAAAGACGTGACGGCGCGGCACTTGCAGGTGTTTATCCTCGGCTCTGCGATCTGCGGTATGGCAGGCGCAATGATGACCACGCTTGACGGGCAGCTTACACCCGGCACCTACCAACCGTTGCGGTATACGTTCCTGATCTGGGTGATGGTGATCGTCGGCGGCTCCGGTAACAACTTTGGCTCAGTTTTGGGCGGCTTCCTGATCTGGTTCCTTTGGGTGCAAGTTGAGCCAATCGGCCTTGCCTTTATGAACCTTGTCACAGCGGGGATGAGCGACGGCTATTGGCTGAAATCCCATCTGATCGAAAGCGCCGCACATATGCGACTGCTGACAATGGGGTTGGTTCTGTTGCTCGTTCTGCGGTTCAGTCCGCGCGGCTTGATACCAGAGCGATAA
- a CDS encoding DUF1330 domain-containing protein: protein MPTALWIAHVKVTDSERYAKYAAGATVAIAEHEGVFLARNGAYEQLEGNDRARNVVARFPSLQKAHDCYYSDAYQAALKFAEGAAERDLMIVEELE, encoded by the coding sequence ATGCCCACAGCTTTATGGATCGCACATGTGAAGGTGACGGACTCCGAACGCTATGCCAAATATGCGGCTGGCGCGACGGTTGCGATTGCAGAACATGAAGGTGTGTTCTTGGCCCGCAATGGTGCTTACGAGCAGCTGGAAGGCAATGATCGTGCGCGCAACGTTGTGGCTCGGTTTCCGTCGCTTCAAAAGGCGCATGATTGTTATTATTCAGATGCTTATCAGGCGGCTTTGAAGTTCGCCGAAGGGGCGGCCGAACGTGATCTGATGATTGTCGAAGAGCTGGAATAG
- a CDS encoding branched-chain amino acid ABC transporter permease, with amino-acid sequence MDFLNAIVAFLNFVLIPGTAYGAQLALGALGVTLIYGILRFSNFAHGDTMAFGTMFVILITWGFQSLGISFGPLPTALLALPFGIVLTGLVLIGTDKVVYQFYRQRKVKPVVLVMVSLGVMFIMNGLTRFIIGPDDQRFADGERFIISARNFKTMTGLDEGLAIKTTQGITVVTAIIVVAILFWFLNKTRTGKSMRAYSDNEDLALLSGINPERVVLYTWLIVAALATVAGTLYGLDKSFKPFTYFQLLLPIFAAAIVGGLGNPLGAIAGGFVIAFSEVTVTYAFKKVANYILPDALAPDGLAQLMSTDYKFAVSFSILIIVLLFKPTGLFKGQSV; translated from the coding sequence ATGGACTTCCTCAACGCCATTGTGGCCTTTCTAAACTTCGTCCTGATCCCCGGCACCGCTTACGGCGCTCAACTTGCGCTCGGCGCGCTTGGCGTGACGCTGATTTACGGCATCCTGCGGTTTTCCAACTTTGCCCATGGCGACACGATGGCCTTCGGGACGATGTTCGTCATCCTGATCACGTGGGGCTTTCAAAGCCTCGGCATCAGCTTCGGCCCATTGCCGACCGCCCTGCTCGCCCTGCCCTTTGGCATCGTGCTTACTGGCTTGGTTCTGATCGGTACTGACAAGGTCGTTTACCAATTCTACAGGCAGCGAAAGGTGAAGCCCGTGGTGCTGGTGATGGTCTCGCTTGGGGTGATGTTCATTATGAACGGTCTGACCCGGTTTATTATCGGGCCCGATGATCAACGATTTGCGGATGGAGAGCGCTTCATCATCTCCGCCCGCAACTTCAAGACCATGACAGGTCTGGACGAAGGCTTGGCGATCAAAACGACGCAAGGCATCACAGTTGTCACAGCGATCATCGTTGTGGCAATCCTGTTCTGGTTCCTCAACAAAACCCGCACCGGCAAGTCGATGCGCGCCTATTCTGACAACGAGGATCTGGCCCTACTCTCTGGCATCAACCCGGAGCGCGTGGTGCTGTATACATGGCTGATTGTTGCAGCACTCGCCACCGTCGCTGGGACACTTTACGGCCTTGATAAATCGTTCAAACCGTTCACCTACTTCCAGCTATTGCTGCCGATCTTTGCGGCTGCAATCGTCGGAGGTCTTGGCAATCCCTTGGGGGCCATCGCTGGCGGCTTCGTCATCGCCTTCTCGGAAGTGACGGTGACCTACGCCTTCAAGAAGGTCGCAAACTACATTTTGCCCGATGCACTGGCGCCGGACGGGCTCGCGCAACTGATGAGCACCGACTACAAATTCGCGGTCTCGTTCTCGATCCTGATCATCGTGTTGCTGTTCAAACCGACCGGCCTGTTTAAAGGACAATCCGTATGA
- a CDS encoding GcvT family protein: MQNTTRVCVIGGGVVGCSVLYHLTKLGWSDVMLVERSELTSGSTWHAAGGFHTLNGDTNMAALQGYTIKLYRELEEITGMSCGLHHVGGVTLADNKDRFDMLVAERAKHRYMGLETEIVGPEEIAKIAPITNLDGIVGGLYDPLDGHLDPSGTTHAYAKAARMGGATIETHVKVEATTQRPDGTWDVVTNKGTIHAEHVVNAAGLWAREVGAMAGVYLPLHPMEHQYLVTEETPEIYERDTEHPHVMDPAGESYLRQEGRGLCIGFYEQPCRPWAVDGTPWDFGHELLPDDFDKIEDSIAFAFKRFPVLERAGVKSVIHGPFTFAPDGNPLVGPVPGLRNYWSACGVMAGFSQGGGVGLMLAQWMIEGETERDTFAMDVSRFGDWITPGYTRPKVIENYQRRFSVSYPNEELPAARPHRTTPMYDIFTNMGAVWGQQFGLEVANYFAQDDEPIFETPSFRRSDAFEATAREVAAVRNAAGINEVQNFGKFRVSGDGARTWLDRIMAGRIPAPGRLSLTPMLSHKGRLIGDFTVSCATESEFYLTASYGSQSYHKRWFDQNAADGVRVENISDAVTGFQIAGPLSREILQSCTRTDVSSMRFMDVRDMTVGQVACRVQRVSYTGDLGFEIYCDPMDQRQLWHTLWSKGQPKGLTPFGMRAMMSLRLDKFFGSWLSEFSPDYTAAETGMDRFISFKKSADFIGRNAAEAERTTPPARQLCAFEVDATDADVTAYEPVFINGEVKGFCTSGGYAHHSGKSIAMALIPRELAQEGLKVEVEILGQLRPATLITTPPFDADGARMRG, encoded by the coding sequence ATGCAAAACACCACCCGTGTCTGCGTTATAGGCGGCGGCGTCGTCGGATGCTCCGTCTTGTACCATCTGACAAAACTTGGCTGGTCCGATGTCATGCTGGTTGAACGCTCAGAGCTGACTTCGGGTTCCACATGGCACGCGGCGGGCGGGTTCCACACGCTGAACGGCGACACCAATATGGCTGCGTTGCAGGGCTATACGATCAAGCTGTATCGAGAGCTGGAAGAGATCACCGGCATGTCTTGCGGATTGCATCATGTGGGTGGCGTGACGCTGGCGGACAACAAGGACCGTTTCGACATGCTTGTGGCCGAGCGCGCCAAGCACCGCTACATGGGCCTAGAAACCGAGATCGTCGGCCCCGAAGAGATCGCCAAGATTGCGCCCATCACCAACCTGGATGGCATCGTCGGCGGCTTATACGACCCGCTGGACGGCCACCTTGACCCGTCCGGCACCACCCACGCCTATGCGAAGGCGGCCCGCATGGGCGGTGCGACAATCGAGACGCATGTGAAGGTCGAGGCAACCACCCAACGGCCTGATGGCACTTGGGATGTTGTCACCAACAAAGGCACGATCCACGCCGAACATGTCGTCAATGCTGCTGGGCTTTGGGCGCGCGAAGTCGGGGCGATGGCGGGCGTCTACCTGCCCTTGCACCCGATGGAGCACCAATATCTGGTCACAGAAGAAACGCCCGAAATTTACGAGCGAGATACAGAGCATCCACATGTCATGGACCCTGCGGGCGAGTCCTATCTGCGTCAGGAAGGTCGCGGGTTGTGCATCGGCTTCTACGAACAGCCATGTCGCCCGTGGGCCGTTGACGGCACGCCTTGGGACTTCGGCCATGAGTTGCTGCCTGATGACTTTGACAAAATCGAGGACTCAATCGCCTTTGCTTTCAAACGCTTCCCCGTGCTGGAACGCGCAGGCGTCAAATCGGTCATCCATGGCCCCTTCACTTTCGCCCCGGACGGCAACCCGCTGGTCGGCCCCGTGCCGGGCTTGCGCAACTACTGGTCGGCATGTGGCGTGATGGCAGGCTTTTCACAGGGCGGCGGTGTCGGCCTTATGCTGGCGCAGTGGATGATCGAGGGCGAAACCGAACGCGACACTTTTGCCATGGACGTTTCCCGCTTTGGCGACTGGATCACGCCGGGCTACACGCGGCCAAAGGTGATAGAGAACTATCAGCGCAGGTTTTCAGTCAGCTACCCGAACGAGGAATTGCCAGCCGCCCGCCCGCATCGCACCACGCCTATGTATGACATCTTCACGAATATGGGTGCGGTCTGGGGGCAGCAATTTGGCCTAGAGGTCGCGAACTACTTCGCCCAAGACGACGAGCCAATCTTCGAGACACCCAGCTTCCGCCGTTCCGACGCGTTTGAAGCCACCGCGCGCGAGGTCGCAGCAGTTCGGAACGCGGCAGGCATCAACGAGGTGCAGAACTTCGGCAAGTTTCGCGTCTCAGGCGACGGCGCGCGTACTTGGCTTGACCGCATCATGGCAGGCCGCATCCCTGCCCCAGGTCGTCTGTCACTCACGCCAATGTTGTCGCACAAAGGTCGCTTGATCGGGGATTTCACTGTGTCATGCGCCACAGAAAGCGAGTTTTACCTGACGGCGTCCTACGGGTCGCAGTCCTACCACAAACGGTGGTTCGACCAGAACGCGGCAGACGGCGTGCGCGTCGAAAACATCTCTGATGCAGTGACCGGATTCCAGATTGCAGGCCCTCTGTCGCGTGAGATTTTGCAATCCTGCACGCGCACCGACGTTTCTTCCATGCGGTTCATGGATGTGCGCGACATGACGGTGGGCCAAGTCGCTTGCCGCGTTCAACGGGTCAGCTACACCGGCGATCTGGGCTTCGAGATTTACTGCGACCCCATGGATCAGCGCCAGTTGTGGCACACGCTTTGGTCAAAAGGTCAGCCCAAAGGCCTGACCCCGTTCGGAATGCGTGCGATGATGAGCCTGCGTCTCGACAAGTTCTTCGGCTCTTGGTTGTCGGAGTTTTCGCCCGATTATACAGCGGCGGAAACAGGCATGGACCGATTCATCAGCTTCAAGAAAAGCGCAGACTTCATCGGACGAAATGCAGCGGAGGCAGAGCGCACCACCCCGCCTGCACGCCAGCTATGCGCGTTTGAGGTCGATGCGACTGATGCAGATGTCACGGCTTACGAGCCCGTCTTTATCAATGGCGAGGTCAAGGGCTTCTGCACCTCTGGCGGTTATGCCCACCATTCAGGAAAATCCATAGCGATGGCGCTAATCCCACGGGAACTGGCGCAAGAAGGCCTTAAGGTTGAGGTCGAAATTCTAGGGCAACTGCGCCCCGCCACACTGATCACAACACCGCCCTTTGACGCTGATGGAGCACGCATGCGTGGGTGA